A DNA window from Solanum lycopersicum chromosome 3, SLM_r2.1 contains the following coding sequences:
- the LOC138347460 gene encoding uncharacterized protein yields the protein MSNLSKLEFVALDIFGKKYLSWVLDAEIHLAAKGLEATITQGNEASSQDKEKAMIFLRHYLDEGLKIEYLTVKDPLELRTDLKRRYDHLKATVLPRARYEWMHLRFQNFKTLKLCGETIKDEDMLKKTLTTFHASNVILQHQYREKGFQKYSELISCLFVAEQHNALLMKNHESRPTGAAPLPEANVVEARDQSEVQRDDHQGYNNARGRGKDKR from the exons atgtcgaatttatccaaacttgagtttgtggcattagatatttttggaaagaaatatCTTTCATGGGTACTCGATGCTGAGATTCACTTGGCTGCTAAAGGTCTTGAAGCCACTATTACTCAGGGAAATGAAGCATCGAGTCAAGATAAGGAGAAGGCTATGATTTTCCTTCGTCATTATCTTGATGAGGGTCTGAAGATTGAATATCTGACGGTGAAAGATCCACTTGAATTGCGGACTGATTTAAAGAGGAGATATGACCACCTAAAGGCCACAGTGTTGCCTAGAGCTCGTTATGAGTGGATGCATTTACggtttcaaaattttaagacC TTGAAATTATGTGGGGAgactataaaagatgaggacatgTTGAAAAAGACACTTACTACTTTTCATGCCTCGAATGTGATATTGCAACATCAATATCGTGAAAAGGGTTTTCAGAAATATTCTGAACTAATCTCATGTCTTTTCGTGGCTGAGCAACATAATgctcttttaatgaaaaatcatgaatcTCGTCCCACAGGAGCTGCTCCATTACCGGAGGCAAATGTGGTGGAAGCACGTGATCAATCTGAAGTACAAAGAGATGATCATCAGGGATATAATAATGCACGGGGACGTGGCAAAGATAAAAGATGA
- the LOC138347461 gene encoding secreted RxLR effector protein 161-like, whose translation MYLANNTQPDICFAVSLLARFSSSTTKRHWNGVKHILRYLRGTMDMGLFYCNESKSELIGYADARYLSDPHKARPQIGYLFTCGDTAISWRSMKQTLVATSSNHAEIIVIHEASRECVWLRSMTHHIQEMCGFSLKKSIPTTMYEDNVACIAQLKGGYIKGDRTKHISPKFFFTHDLQQNGEIEVQQIRSSDNLADLVTKALPTSTFEKLRYKIGMHRLRDIK comes from the coding sequence ATGTACCTTGCTAACAATACTCAACCAGATATCTGTTTTGCAGTTAgtctactggcaagattcagttcctccacaacaaaaagacattggaATGGTGTTAAACACATACTTCGATATCTTCGAGGGACCATGGacatgggtttattctattGCAATGAATCCAAATCAGAActgattggttacgcagatgcaAGGTATTTATCGGATCCACATAAAGCTCGTCCACAAATAGGCTATTTATTTACATGTGGAGACACGGCAATATcttggcgatcaatgaagcaaacgtTGGTAgccacttcttcaaatcatgcagaaataatagtcatccatgaagcaagtcgagagtgcgtctggttgagatcaatgacccatcatattcaggaaatgtgtggtttttctttgaaaaagagtataccaaccacaatgtacgaagataatGTTGCATGTATAGCTCAATTGAAAGGAGGATACATCAAAGGAGATCGAACAAAGCATATCTCACCAAAGTTCTTTTTCACgcatgatcttcaacaaaatggtgagatagaagttcaacaaattcgttcaagtgataatcttgcTGATTTAGTCACTAAGGCATTGCCAACATCAACGTTTGAGAAGTTGAGATACAAGATTGGAATGCACCGTCTCCGAGATATCAAGTAA